Proteins co-encoded in one Arachis hypogaea cultivar Tifrunner chromosome 11, arahy.Tifrunner.gnm2.J5K5, whole genome shotgun sequence genomic window:
- the LOC112722785 gene encoding probable galacturonosyltransferase 4 — MEIVATRNILLFLLCVTVVAPILLYSYPSAEQELVQDVPAFANNAADSARLNLLPEETSTVLKEPIGDVHTDDSTSIKKLPHDLQMGESREHSSGRVLSATNEGENPIKLVIDGIKQGNQSNYLEKTNATSDNVNPEDAIDVDDSDGKLASETTTNKQEQKTRESSSRIKKKAHVSPESNNQNDGIPSDARVRQLKDQLIQAKVFLSLPAVKNNPQITRELRLRVKEVLRTVGEASQDSDLPRNANERMKAMEQSLMKGRQIQDDCAGAVKKLRAMLHSTEEQLRVHKKQTVFLTQLTAKTLPKGLHCLPLRLTTEYHSLIPSLQQFPNPEKLEDPQLYHYAIFSDNILATGVVVNSTVAHAKDASKHVFHIVTDRLNYAAMRMWFLANPPGKATIQVQNIEEFTWLNSSYSPVLKQLSSPSMIDYYFKTHQATSDSNLKFRNPKYLSILNHLRFYLPEVFPKLNKVLFLDDDIVVQKDLTALWSIDLKGNVNGAVETCGESFHRFDRYLNFSNPLIAKNFDPHACGWAYGMNVFDLVEWKRQNITELYHNWQKLNHDRQLWKLGTLPPGLITFWKRTFPLNRTWHVLGLGYNTNVNQKLIEGAAVVHYNGNMKPWLEISIPKFRGHWTKYVDYDIVYLRECNINP, encoded by the exons ATGGAGATCGTGGCCACTAGAAACATTCTGCTCTTCTTGCTCTGTGTTACTGTTGTTGCTCCAATTCTGCTCTACAGCTACCCCTCAG CTGAGCAAGAGCTTGTTCAAGATGTTCCTGCTTTT GCTAACAATGCAGCGGACTCTGCCCGTTTAAATCTACTGCCCGAG GAAACTTCAACCGTCCTTAAGGAACCAATTGGGGATGTACATACCGATGACTCCACCAGCATAAAGAAATTGCCTCATG ACTTGCAAATGGGTGAATCTAGGGAGCATTCATCTGGCAGGGTATTGTCAGCTACAAATGAAGGGGAAAACCCCATCAAACTAGTTATAGATGGAATCAAGCAAGGAAATCAAAGCAACTACCTGGAGAAAACGAATGCAACCAGTGATAATGTTAATCCAGAAGATGCTATTGACGTTGATGACAGTGATGGGAAACTTGCATCTGAAACTACG ACTAATAAACAAGAGCAAAAAACTCGTGAATCTTCTagcagaataaaaaagaaagcaCATGTGTCACCAGAATCGAACAACCAGAATGATGGAATACCATCTGATGCTCGGGTACGGCAACTAAAAGATCAGCTCATTCAGGCTAAGGTATTTCTTTCACTTCCAGCAGTTAAGAACAATCCCCAAATCACTCGGGAGCTTCGATTACGAGTGAAGGAAGTCTTACGAACTGTTGGAGAAGCAAGCCAAGATTCTGACTTGCCTAGGAA TGCGAATGAAAGAATGAAGGCAATGGAGCAATCATTGATGAAAGGAAGACAAATTCAAGATGATTGTGCCGGGGCTGTGAAGAAGCTTAGGGCTATGCTCCATTCAACTGAGGAACAGCTTCGTGTGCACAAGAAACAGACCGTGTTCTTAACACAATTGACGGCAAAAACATTGCCTAAAGGTCTCCATTGTCTTCCATTGCGCCTCACAACTGAATATCATAGTTTAATTCCTTCTCTACAACAATTTCCAAACCCCGAGAAGTTAGAAGACCCTCAACTATACCATTATGCAATATTCTCGGATAACATATTGGCAACAGGTGTTGTTGTGAACTCTACTGTTGCCCATGCAAAG GATGCCtcaaaacatgtttttcatattGTTACCGATAGGCTCAATTATGCAGCAATGAGGATGTGGTTTTTGGCGAATCCACCAGGGAAGGCAACCATTCAGGTTCAGAATATTGAAGAATTTACATGGTTGAATTCAAGTTACAGTCCGGTTCTTAAGCAGTTGTCTTCTCCTTCCATGATAGATTATTACTTTAAGACTCATCAGGCAACTTCTGATTCAAACTTAAAGTTTCGAAACCCAAAGtatttatctatactgaaccaccTCCGCTTCTACTTGCCCGAGGTGTTTCCAAAGCTCAACAAAGTGCTCTTCTTGGATGATGATATAGTTGTTCAGAAGGATCTGACTGCACTGTGGTCAATTGATTTGAAGGGAAATGTAAATGGTGCTGTAGAAACTTGTGGCGAAAGTTTTCATCGCTTTGATCGCTATCTCAACTTCTCTAATCCTCTCATAGCCAAGAACTTTGACCCTCATGCCTGTGGATGGGCATATGGTATGAATGTTTTTGATTTAGTTGAGTGGAAGAGGCAAAACATCACTGAGTTGTACCACAACTGGCAGAAGCTG AATCATGATAGGCAACTATGGAAGTTAGGGACACTGCCACCTGGTCTTATAACTTTCTGGAAACGCACTTTCCCATTGAACCGAACTTGGCATGTCTTGGGTCTTGGCTACAACACCAATGTCAACCAAAAATTGATTGAAGGAGCTGCTGTGGTACACTACAatggaaacatgaaaccatggcTTGAGATAAGTATTCCCAAGTTTCGAGGTCATTGGACAAAGTATGTTGACTATGACATTGTATATTTGCGAGAGTGCAACATCAATCCTTAG